In one window of Gemmatimonadetes bacterium SCN 70-22 DNA:
- a CDS encoding peptidase M28 — protein sequence MSPEQSAALASVTLDEPWSLIERFTTLKREHPRDVATAAGEIVDRLTRLGVPVEVHRPTLFLSLPGAARITAGAQEFRAKPMAMSVPFPGGVTAPLAYVPARYARNADEMFTKGFVSDAEVDLRGKLVLSEGFGMPGKVAYFQERGAIGMIAVNPGHNAHWGICTTVWGTPDLRDLPRKPRMAVVAVNNPDGLALIALAKAGGSVTLTSVVTEGWWESPIPVVTIPGTDEPDDFVLLHGHYDSWDFGIGDNAVGDAALLEIARVLWEHRRALKRSVRIAWWPGHSTGRYAGSTWFADAFALDLYEHCIAQVNCDSPGCRWATEYKDISWMDETEAFCQGIIRDVTGQESHGERPHQAGDYSFNNIGISSFFMLLSTMKDAHRDELGYYAVGGCGANIAWHTEEDLIHIADRDILLKDIRIYLAAVMGVANATVAPFDFRHTLRTFSGTLDRYQEAVAGTFDFGPARTAIAELDATLQSLGAHAATLATRPIADPRVQRVNRAVRRLARLLVPVNYTRGPAFFHDPAETTPPLPDLSPALAAPAMAPEDIGFLRTHLLRGQNRLVAALRDARRTVEEAMA from the coding sequence CTGTCGCCCGAACAGTCCGCCGCCCTCGCCAGCGTCACCCTCGACGAACCCTGGTCGCTCATCGAGCGCTTCACCACCCTCAAGCGCGAGCACCCCCGCGACGTGGCGACGGCGGCTGGCGAGATCGTCGATCGCCTAACGCGCCTCGGGGTCCCCGTGGAGGTGCACCGGCCGACGCTCTTCCTCTCACTCCCGGGCGCGGCACGAATCACCGCCGGCGCGCAGGAGTTCCGCGCCAAGCCGATGGCGATGTCGGTCCCGTTCCCCGGCGGCGTCACCGCCCCCCTCGCCTATGTCCCGGCTCGTTATGCGCGGAACGCCGACGAGATGTTCACCAAGGGCTTCGTCAGCGACGCCGAGGTCGACCTCCGCGGCAAGCTGGTCCTGAGCGAAGGGTTCGGGATGCCGGGCAAGGTGGCGTACTTCCAGGAGCGCGGCGCCATCGGCATGATCGCGGTGAACCCCGGCCACAACGCGCACTGGGGGATCTGCACCACCGTCTGGGGGACCCCCGACCTGCGGGACCTGCCGCGCAAGCCCCGCATGGCCGTCGTCGCCGTGAACAACCCCGATGGCCTTGCCCTCATCGCGCTCGCCAAGGCCGGCGGCAGTGTCACCCTCACGAGCGTGGTCACCGAGGGGTGGTGGGAATCGCCGATCCCCGTCGTGACGATCCCCGGCACCGACGAGCCCGACGACTTCGTCCTGCTGCACGGGCACTACGACTCGTGGGACTTCGGGATCGGCGACAACGCCGTCGGCGACGCCGCCCTCCTCGAGATCGCCCGGGTGCTGTGGGAGCACCGCCGCGCCCTCAAGCGCAGCGTCAGGATTGCGTGGTGGCCCGGACATTCCACCGGCCGCTACGCCGGCAGCACATGGTTTGCCGACGCCTTCGCCCTCGACCTCTACGAGCACTGCATCGCCCAGGTCAACTGCGACTCGCCGGGATGCCGCTGGGCCACCGAGTACAAGGACATCTCGTGGATGGACGAGACCGAGGCGTTCTGCCAGGGGATCATCCGCGACGTCACCGGACAGGAGTCGCACGGCGAGCGCCCCCACCAGGCCGGCGACTACTCCTTCAACAACATCGGAATCTCCTCGTTCTTCATGCTCCTCTCGACCATGAAGGATGCGCACCGGGACGAGCTCGGGTACTACGCCGTCGGCGGGTGCGGCGCGAACATCGCCTGGCACACGGAGGAGGACCTGATCCACATCGCCGACCGCGACATCCTCCTCAAGGACATCCGCATCTACCTGGCCGCCGTGATGGGGGTGGCCAACGCCACCGTGGCGCCGTTCGACTTCCGGCATACGCTGCGCACCTTTTCCGGGACGCTCGACCGGTACCAGGAGGCGGTCGCCGGCACCTTCGACTTCGGCCCGGCGCGCACCGCCATCGCCGAGCTCGATGCCACGCTTCAGTCGTTAGGCGCCCACGCCGCCACGCTGGCGACGCGCCCGATCGCCGATCCCCGCGTCCAGCGCGTGAACCGCGCCGTCCGCCGGCTGGCACGCCTCCTCGTCCCGGTCAACTACACGCGCGGGCCGGCGTTCTTCCACGACCCCGCCGAGACCACCCCCCCGCTCCCCGACCTGTCGCCGGCGCTCGCCGCTCCCGCCATGGCACCGGAAGACATCGGCTTCCTGCGCACGCACCTCCTGCGCGGCCAGAACCGGCTGGTCGCGGCGCTCCGCGATGCCCGGCGCACGGTGGAGGAGGCGATGGCGTGA